The sequence gtaaaaatgaaTGTCAAATGAGGGTAAAACAAGtaaatacaacagtaaaaagAGGAAACGACAGGAAACTGGATTAAGATAATCTTTATTTTTatcagtcacatctatggcagcATTTCTGAAAACTTTCGTTTCTCAGATCTGAACTAGTTTAGATCTAGTGGAGAGGGTGATACCTCACCCAGTAgtgaaattctgtcatccttgACTCACGCTCATGTTTTTCCAACCTAGTATGACTTGCTTTCCAgctaaggagatgttagacagaatgacagcctcattcaccatttaatttcattgtaaggggaaaaaatgctttgaagtgaatgttgactgaggttaacattatgcctaacatatgttttttctgttccatggaagaataaaagtcatattGATTTGGAattacataagggtgaataactgatgacagaatgagTGACCTatccttttaaagaaatattcctgtcaaaacaagtaaaactcagtcgacagcatttgtgacaatgttgattaccacaaaaattattttcaactcttcttttaaaaaaaaaaaaaaaaaaaaaaacagtgaggcactttcaatggagccaatttttgcaaaggtttaaaggcagagatgtgaagcttataattttataaaagcacttacattaattcttctgttaaaactcgtgttatttgagctgtaaacgtATTTAAATCATGGTTTTATGTCGTCATTGCAAAGAACTGGCAAtcagtttacacagaaaaggttagtaggtgattttataatgctaaaatcatgttaacaaacattgtttacatcttgtagctatgttttgaaacagtgagtattttaatgtttacggactggcccgttccattgtaagtgcctcactggaacccagatttgtggtttttttttttttttttaagaaaaggaggggcaagtcaaaatacatttttgtgggaatcaacattataccacaaatgctgttgattgatcttaacttgtattaaacccagaatattcctttaagcagacaTTTGTGACTGTTTAAGTGCTGAGAAAATTgttataatttatttactttgagTGTGTAAATCAAAGCATTTACCATCAGTGATAATACATCAGCTTAGTTAGCACACTCTAATCTCTTCTTGCTGGTTACCAAGAACGCagatttttctatgtaaaatggTATAGCTGTTTTTGGTGTTAAGGCCCTTGTGGTACAGAATGCTCTTTTGAAAAGCCTTCTTATAACAGTTAAGAATTGGTGCATCTTGATCCTGCCTCAAAGCATggcattaaaactatttttactttatttacagcaaacaaatatttgttgtgtctttaattacttttttttttaataaagctaaaGTAAACATGAAGccataatgaaattaatatgaaGAACTGTTGCTGTCCTTGTAGCATTTTAGTTTTCTGttacaatcaaaataaaaaaaataaaaaactgaaacctCGTGTCTAACTGCATGTCAACAATTACATGTTTGATCTACTGATGTGCAAGCTTGgagtttataattttgttttgaatTATATCATTTAAAATACATGTTACAGATAacgtacaaataaaaaaaattttttttttgcatttaacatGGATATTTTGTGAATTAATTACATGCCTATATGTAACAAGTAACAATAAATGTCCTTTTATAAAATCCTGCCCACTCTTTATTTTTAAGGCATACtgtacaatgtgtgtgtgtgtgtgtgtgtgtacacagttTCAAGGGCCTTTCTTTACCCTGAACTCTGTCCAGCTCTTTAGCACTGAGGCCATTCAACTCTTGCATATCAAAAGTTTGGCGTGTTAAATATACTCTTCTTTCATCCTCCTAAACTTCTTTCACACTGCTTTGTaaacatgtatacatttattgTCAGTCTTTTGTGTGAACTTTGATCTGTATGAATTAGTTACTCTCAAACACTCCCAGTTATAGTTCACGTGTTTCTTCACATTTAGAGCAGAGAAGTTCAAGTCTTAACACCTTGGATACATCCCAGGTGATTTCAACAATATGGATGAATATGTGGACAGAAATGCAGGCATTGAGGCATTCAGCAAGATGAGGCAGATCAACTTCTGTGGAAGCTGAattccagctcaaaaatacatgagtcatatctatctatctatctatctatctatctatctatccattcatccacccatccatccacttCAAATAGTAAAATAAGCTTTCTGTCATTTTgttctatttctttttctttcttttttgggaTGGTGGTAGTGTAGCTAATACCTAGTTaccattattttattgtattatctgtggtgtaaaatacagtaaataaaattgACATGTCCCACCCATATCCACTTTAAATGACATATAAATATGATTATGCATATTCTGGAATATTGGGCGAATGCACTTGGAAAAGTACTGCAAAGCACTTTGTGATGATTATTTGTTCAAATGGTGTTATacggtttaaaggaatagttcacccaaaaatgatagttctctcatcatttactcacccttatgtcatctcagactcgtatgactttctttcttctgctgaacacaaagatattttaatggatatatgatgtctgtttgttcattcaatgcaagagaatggtgataatttcaagctccaaaaagcatataaagtgctTTATAGAagaatccatatcttctaaagtgatccaataggttttgggtgaaaacagaccaaaatgtaactcctttttcactttaaattgtgacaacagcagtctccttggtgatcatgatttccagctcgattacaattcctagcaccatctagtggtctgcCCATGCATCAAggactaggaagtgtaatcgagcttgaaatcatgatcgtgccaagagattgccatggcaagatgtacagtgcaaatggAGTTACATTTTTTGTCTGTTCTCTACCAAAAACGATTggatcacttaagaagacatggattaaaccactggagtcttatgtattacctttatatccttttttatttatttatttgttatttttttggagcttgaaaatttggtcaccattcacttgcattgtatggacaaacagacatcatattggcattaaaatatctcaaatttgcattccacgaaagaaagtcttacaagtttgtgatgacataagggtgagtaaatgtgagaattatcatttttgggtgaactattcctttaatactgtgACCCTTTTTGATTTAAAGATGAGCCACATCAGCCTGCATAATTTCCATGTATGTTTCAATTATTAATTGAGTAAACATTCCTGTTAGGTGACATGCAAAAATCATTAATGACTTTATGCAAATTAACAAGCAGACTTGCACCGCCAGTTTTCCAATGACACACTCAAAGCCTTTTTttctgacattttgttttttatagctGTTACGAGCGTGACTCTATTACGCAACCGCATTGTGGGGGTCGAATGAATTAGAGAGCCTTATTGTAATTGGTCAGGATCCATAACAATTTACCCCGTGAACGGACGGCCCCTTGTTAACAAGTGTTGGCTCACAGGGATTCCTCTACACACTCTGGCAACTTTATTTCCGCACAGAGTTCAGTAAACACTAATCTAGTTTCTCCGCAGTCACTTTCATGCCTGCAGAAAGAAACTGGTGGTGAGGACAGTCGGGTTTCTACATATTTAACTTTTTCCTGGATCTTGCACATAAACAGCGATTGTGAAGATGGACGGGTCCAATCACACACTTTTTGATCCGAGATGCAGGCAAGAGTCTCCATACGCAATAGATGTTATTATGCGTGAGTAACATTAATTTATGTTGTTTTCCCCCAAAATTGCCCCCATGTAAAttctggtaacattttacaataaggttccatttgtttacattaattaataaCATGAACAATACTTCTACACCATTTATTTagcttggttcatgttaatttcaacatgaataaaaaatattttttaataaaaagttgtaaatgttaacattggttaatgcactatgaactaataatgaacaattaacTAGCATTGACaacgattaataaatgctgtaaagatatatattgttcattgttgcattaactaatgttaacaaatggaaccttattgtaaagtgttactttaaatgttattaaagttGTATCTATTTACTTTAGGACACTCTCATATAGTCGAAGTCGCTGTTTGTCCTTAAAATTTACCGTGGTAACCACAGTGTCCGTCAAAATACCATTGCTACAGTATAACTGTTTTGTCTTGGTATTATCCTCCACTGTCAAcaaaaagtgaaattaaacaaaataatagaaatatTCTGAAAGCTTCATACACCGTTTAAAAAGAACCCatatatttattttggttttacagttaccatggtaaatttgtAAGGGTGAATCTATTTGATAATTCCATATTTTTTACACAATGATTTACTATAGCACTCTCTTAAATGGCGTAAATTACTGTAGTTATCCTTtacacagaataataataatgacttaaattttttgtggattataataaacattttgagACACAGAAGAAATGTTTATAATGCGCATATGAAACAAGTAGGATCACCTTTGTACACTTGAAGAAATCCCTCCTTTTTATTTGCAGCCTTCCCAGTTATTGTTGGTTATAGCTAATTatcagtggtggatttaggcatgggcgacatgggcagttgtccagggtggcatcttgtgggggggaaGGCATGAGGCATGAGGTCAACAACTTCGCAACCCCCCCCGCCCACTTCGGGGGCATTCTCATTTACAATCATCACCACCCCCACACcgccccggtcaacaactttgggggcgtgttgaagcgggtttcgcacagggcgccatacaagctagaaccgctactgctaATTATACCGTGGTTGTAACTGCGGTCAGTGCACCTTGACATGAGTTTTTCTATGTGATACCCTCCAGGAAATGTGTTTTAAACATACATGCATTGCATTACTTTTCTCATAAACACAGTGAATGAAACCGATTTTATGGATTACAGCAGTGATTGAATAAGTCAGTCTGTCCTCAGATGAACTGTACACATTAACAATTATGTGTACAGTTCATATTCGTATTGAAACCACTTGTAAGAAAGTGCATGATTGTGTTTTTGACAAATACTTGATTGGATAACGCAAGTTAATAAAACCACTTGGTCTCCATAAAACTACATTCTAGCACACTGTGTAAAACTAAAAGTGTCTTTTGagtattattaaaatgtaatattatttctGGCGAATAAGACCTCATCTAAGGTCACTTAAGGGTTTATGATTAGGAGATTTAAATTCCTGTACCGATTTCAACATGCATTCTTTTTTGTGAAATTTGTGAAATTGCTTTTCCCTGAAGTTCAGAATTAAACCTTCACATGAATTTCCAACTTGCTTCATTCTTATCGAAAACACATGGACGGTCATTAAGATTTATGAGGTAACatgtgtgaggaggaggaggagatcgggctaatcagcagaggagagggataaagaagagccggatgcagcagttcaggagagagagagccacacgcagctgccctttgtgtgtttatgtttatatttgtgtctttttgtttaagttttcattaaatattactttgatggctcatctttatccctttcctcagctgattagcccgattggggaccgggcatgcGCACTCACgtcccagccccaccctcctcacACATATGTATATGTAAATGCTTTCTTCTATTAAATCTCCTACTCCTGTTACGCCTTACTACATGTCTTTCTCAGATTGAATCGGGTATTTTTATTTGTCTTGGTGTCTAAAGCAAGAGACAGGTCCCAGatcttaaaatatgtttttgtgtatgttttaataaataatgataatgatatatTCCCACAATCACTTTACTACCATGTGGATAAAAACCTGATTGAATTATGGttttgatgaaagaattttctatTCTTCAGAGCTGGACATCTTTGGCATAGTTCTCTTCTCTGTGCTGACTTTAATGGCCACAGTGTCCATGCTGGTTTTCATTGAAGAATGCATCTACATCTATAAGAAAGTACCCGCAAACAAAAAAAGTATAATCATATGGGTAACTGGAGCAGCACcggtaagttgttttgtttgtttacaacTATATTGTTGCTTTAACTATGGaaacttttaataaaataaaataataaaataaaacggaAGGcttctttgtcttgctaaggctaatttaaagtaatagttcatccaaaaatgaaaattctctaatttctacaagaatatctcagttctgtaggtccatacaatgcaagtggatggtgaccagacctttgaagcacaAAAAATCACAtattggcagcataaaagtaatccataagactccagtggttaaatcaatatcttcagaagcagtataagtgtgggtgagaaacggatcaatatttaagtcctttttactataaatctccactttcactttcacattaaagTGAAAGTaatagtggagatttatagtaaaaattattgaaatattgatctgtttttcacccaaagtgattgcttcacttcagaagacatatattaagcCACTGAGTCATATATTCAttttgattacttttactatgaaaAAAgtgtgtctgtgctttttggagctttaaagtgctgatcaccattcacttgcattgtatggacctacagagctgagatattcttctaaaaatcttcgtttgtgttgtgCAAATGAAGgtatgtcatacacatctggtatggtatgagggtgagtaaatgatgagagatttttcatttttgggtgaactatccttttaatagcTGTTTATGCATTACTGGTTGCAATAATGTTCATGCATGTGTGAGTTTAATAGCGCACCCTTAAAATCATCCCTAAGTATATCATGTATCGGGCCTGTGTGTTTCTACTTATTTTTGGAAGTTCCTATGCATTCTGAGATGGAAATGACAGTGATTTTTTTAGATAAAATGGGAGGCTCCTCTGTCTTGCTTAGGCTAATTTCGTTGGTAGCATTTTTGTATTCTAAATAAACAAGTGAGTTATATTTTCATGCTGTTGAATAATTTGACAGAATTACAGCTTGAATGGGAATtctgcacataaaaaaataagattttcaTAAGTGATATTTGTCTTATTTTGTAAAGAAGACCCATTACATCTCTCATTTCAatcataaaaggcatttgaaaagtaacgAATAAGTAATAAAAGTTTCCAACACTTACTAATAACAGTGTTATGTTTATATCACTGAAAgaaaaatctatttgtttattctgtttcttttaataaaagtttaacataagttgaagaaacacctatcTGCTGTATCTGTTCCTGCatccttttttctgtttgtttgtgaaTCTAATCTACCAGTCATTCCTATCTATCTGCTCTGTTTGTTATCGCTTGCGTCTCTGCCAGTCGTCctgtattttaaaaatctttgttaatAATTTAACAGTACTATTTGGAACTGACATGAGAAATTTGAGTGTTATCAGTACTCAGAAAACTGAAGCAAGTGGTTCAGTTAGTCATTCATATGTGCAATACTGGCTGGAGGAATGATTATGAGTATCAAGTTTGAACTTTGGAGACATTATCTTTTTCAGGTTATTGCTACCACGTCTTGTATGGGCATGTGGGTTCCAAGGGCCACAATGTTCACTGACATGACCTCAACCACGTGAGTTAACTGCTCATATatgatgtataaaaatgtatatgtgatATATTATATGTAATCCAGTAACTGTCAAACATTCGGTTTGTTCTTCAAAAATGATGTTGTGCCCCTGAAACTGGCTCCTCTGTCATAGTGTCcagttttacttttttcttcagtagaacacaaaaagtacattttgaCACTTTTTCCAGAGAATGAAAGTGAAACTGGGTCaaactccaaaatgacaaaaagcaccgtAAGAATgttataaaagtggtccatatgactccattatatttcaagtcttttgaagccatactatTGTTTTGAGATAAAAACAGTTTGAAATTGAAgtctttatttactgataatcttcccctcatggcacaaagttttttttgttttttttttgtcatcttgaCAAACCCAGTTCCCTTTCATTGTCATTATGTGGAAAAAAGCAaccaaaatatttttcaaaattcaccttttgtgttctaaaaagtcatacaagtttggaatgacatgaaggtttGTAAACAATAACTTAATTTTCCGATTTGGGTACAGTATCCTTTAATATCCTTTAATAAGATGTAGTTAAGTTTTGTAAACTCCAAAAATCAGTTTGAAGTGGTTGAAAGAACAGAAAACAGCCCACTGCAGATAGCTAACCATGGGTCTAGAATTTTACCAAAAAAAGTTCTTTCAACTGTGTAtatgtggggtgtgtgtgtgtgtgtgtgtgtgtgagcaagtgAGAAATGCAGATAGATAAAGCGAGATAGAGAAGGTATTCATAATGTATTTCTCACTCAATTGGCAGATACTTTGCAATTGTGATCTTTAAGTTCCTGATTCTTATGATTGAAGAGCTTGGCGGTGACGATGCACTTCTGCAATGCTCTGAGAAAAAGTCATTTAAGATCAGCACAGGaccctgctgctgctgctgcccaTGCTTGCCAGATATCGCTGTCACGCGGTAATTAGACCTTAAAATGTGCTGCCAGACTCTTGATTCAAATACTACTCTGTACttttatatattcagaagcaaaCATGAGTTGTTTCTCCCTTTGGAGAAAGGAGCGGTTTGCACCTCTTAGAACCATTGGCTGTATAATCAGTGTAATGCAAGACTTTTATGCGATATCTGTGGGTGGGgtgatattttctgaaaaaattgtGCCTTGCTTTTTCAGACGGTCTCTGTTCATATTGAAACTGGGTTCCTACCAATTTGTTCTGTTAAAAGTGGTCTTGACCATCCTTTCCATTGTCCTCTGGACTAATGGCAACTTTAATGTAGCTGATGTAAGTATAGACAATGCAACTAATTTCAGAAGTTGGCTaatttaattgattaaataaagTTCTCTGGTTCATAGGTGGCAATGAATGGAGGAGCCATTTGGATAAACTCATTTCTAGGCTTTTTCCTTGTTGTTGCGCTTTGGCCTGTTGCAATCATGTTCATGCATGTGCGAGTGTCGTTACGCACCCTTAAAATCATCCCTAAATATGCCATGTATCAGGTATGTGTTTTTTAACTTATTCTTAGAAGTGCCTCACAATTTCAAATTGTACCCCTTTGTATTTGTAATATTGCCCATGATTCAATGAATATATCTGCCCATAGTTGGTGCTGATTCTCAGCCAGCTGCAGACTGCCATCATTAACATATTGGCACTCAATGGCACTATTGCCTGCGCTCCACCCTACACCTCCCAGGCCAGAGGATACTGTGAGTACTTTTAGACAGCTAAACATGGCATGGTGTTAGTCCAAAAAGTGGATGGATCTGGGTTGCTAACAAATAGGGATGCATGGATCCTATATTTAGTTCACCCCAgaatgttaattctctcatcattcattcatcctcatgccatcccagatgtgcataactttatttcttctgcagaacacaaagatttttagaagaatatctcagctctgtaggtccaaacaatgcaagtgaatggtgaccagaactccaaaagctccaaaaaggagatgatACCATTCAATACCATTTGaactcaatcgacagtatttgtgacataatgttgatttccacagaaaattatttcgaCCCATCCGTCCTttaaaaaaagaggcaaaaatcaAAGcgacagtgaggctcttacaatggaagtgaatgcggccaatttttggagggtttaaaggcagaaatgtgaagcttacaattttattaaagcacttacattaattcttctgttaaaacttgtgtattatttgagctgtaaagttgtttatatcgtaattttttcagtcattttagggtgttagtgtttgttgacaagttgtaaaattggctataactttacatagaaaaggtaagtgaatttatcacactaaattacatcttgtggctatacttttgaaatagtgagtatttttacgtttacagattgaccccattcacttccattgtaagtgcttcactggaacccagatttatgtttttttttttgttttttttttttatgaaaaggagggacaagtcaaaatcaatttttgtggtaatcaatgagtctgtttatatgcacaccaatatgctgattattctctaaaatcatcttatttaaaaaatatgacaaggcaagaaatctgcgtttacatgacatttaaaataatcacgttattctctacttttgatgtcaaacccTGAAAaggcatgcgctcaacacgtgcacacattggatgagccggtaaggtgtttacatggcacgcAAAATctgcgtaatgggcaaaaatctacctgtgtcgatcGGGTATTTATAAGCCGTTTATGGCATTTACTTAGTAAGCATAAacggtgtaagaatgtgcatgtaaacgcgctaTACCataaatactgtcaattgagtttaacttgtattaaacatgtCATAATCCTTTAACTCTGGATTAATTTGCCTACACCCACTTCTCTGGCATCACCGTCTCTTAAACATAACTTCTCAATTTCTTCTTGCAGTGATGAGTCAGCAGCTTTTGATCGTAGAGATGTTCATCATTACACTAGTGACTCGTCTTTTATATAGACGTCAGTATGACCCCATACAAGAATACGGTGATGAAGAGTCAAAGACTGCCCTTTCTTCAAAAAATGCAGTGGATATTGTCTGAGAAGAACAAACTTCCAACTTTATTGTCCTCAAGGGGCAATTGTTTGCACTAcagtggcaaaaaaacaaaacaaaaaaaaaaacataacatacaaaataaaatacaatataaacaatacaatacgataaaaaaacaaacataatacaAACCATAatccaaaaactaaaaaactttaTGCTTCTGTGAATTAAGCAGTGAAATGGCAGAAGGAATAAATGAGAATTTATATCTGTTAGACCTTACTATGGGAACTCTATAGAGAGTGCCTAGAGGTAGGGTTTGAAAAGCATGATAGAGAGGATGGGCACTGTCAGACAGAATAAATTGAACTTTACTCAAAACATGCTTTTCGTACAAGTCGAAAAGACTTGCAGTATCTGTTGAACTCGAATGACTTTACCACAAGTGTTAACAATTATTGttaatgcatttttgtgttttaCACTTAATGATGCAAACCAACAAAGCAAAGAAAAAGTAAGTATTGACTCAATATAGGTTCTGTAATAGAGTCATCAATGACCTATCAATCTGAAGCTTtgccagtttcctcagacagaagAGGCATTGATAACTTTTCTTACACAGACTTTCTGTATTCATTTCAAAGGTCAACTTACTGTCAATTATAGTACCCCGATATTTATAGTTGTCTACTAAATCTATAGATTGACCATTGATTTGGATATTTGCAGGAGCAGATTTTTGCAATCTAAAACCATTACATATATCCTTGGTTTTAAAAGCATTCAACTCTAAGAAAGCATCTTGACACCACTTTAAAAAATACTCTACAGCAGGACCATGAGACATGTCATCCTCCATCAACAAACTTACTAATACAGTATCATCTGCATATTTGAGGATATGCCGCACCATAAACTTGCTATGACAGTCATCAGTATAAAGAATGTATAAAAGAGGTGAGAGTACACACACCTGGAGAGAACCAGTAGATGTTACAGTCACCCCAGACACACAGTCATTCACTCTAACTCTTTGGGTCGTGTCCATAAGAAAATCCAGTATCCAACCAGCCAAGTTGGAGTCTACGTTAAAACGATCTATAAGTTTCTGAACTAACAAGTGTGGTTGAATAGTATTAAAAGCTGATGAAAAATCGACAAACATTAACCTAACATTTTCCTCTGCCTTCTAGATGCTTATATGCAAGGTCAAGAAGTGTTAAAGTTGCATCCTGCACCCCACTACAAGTTCTATAGGCAAATTGCAGTGGGTCAAGGGAATTTTCGATTTTAGCCTGAATCTCATGTTTtatcagtctctcaaatgatttcataatTAAAGAGGTCAGAGCCACGGGCCGATAATGATTCATATTTGTAGGTTGCCTATTTTTAGCCACCGGCACAACAGTGGACTGTTTCCATAACTTCGGGACCCTCTgctgataaacataatatatgtaaaaataggaCTTATTTGCTTGGCACAATGTATGAGCACACAACTCCCAATATTATCAGGGCCAGGACTTTTCCTAGCTTTGCAGCACCTAAATGAATTAACAACCATTTGTACATAAAAATTAATGTCATGGCTACGATTCTGTAGACTgtgttttaaaaaagtagtttccCTACTAAAATCATGAACATCAAATCTTGAATGAAACGTATTAAAATCCTCCGCAAGATCTGTATCTGAATTAAAAGCTTCTAAAGctacattcttattttttttttatagtccaTTCCAACCGTGACCTCATACATACCCATGCAGAGCCCAAACTTGCATGTGAATGAGATTATATAATATGTTTGAGGATATTATTGTACAAAGTAAATTGTGAACAATGATGGTCATTatctttgtattttcttttatatataagTGCATGCTTGTGTAATACACTGTGCCAAATCAGTTTTTTATTGACGTTATTGCAAGGTAAAGGGCCAAAGAATATGAGTGTCAATCATGACTTCAAAGGCACTGATATTGATGTTTATACTTCATAAAACTCAAATGATCAGCATTGTATTGGGTACACAAGCAGCTAGTTGaatgctgttttatgtttttgttcctTCCTTACAATGTAACTTCCTTACTTGATGCTTAGACAccagtattgtttttttgttttgttgttgttgttgggaaAGCATTGATAAATCCTATGAGTCATCATGGTCCATATTCCTGATGAACTGAGATAAAGTCATTTATATGGCTTAATGATACATATGGACTTTTGGAATTGTAAAAAGATTAAATGGGATTATTGTATGTTGCTGTAGCCTTTATTATGTTCTTTTTCAAATCTATCTCTTCATACTGTTTTGTCCAATAATCGTGTAATTTATCTACACACATTACTGACGGGCAACacaataaatgtgtatatatagacTTTGGTCTATTTCCTTGTCGTGGGCAAATCACCTTtcgcctttttttaaaaaaaattttttatggtAGATTGATGGTATGATTGATGTAGTATTCACGAGGAACAGTCACTGGTCCATTGATGTAAAACATGTATTGTAGCACAATTGAGAACAATTAATTATATGTATTGGACCATTTGTGAATAACAATTTCACAGATTGGTTTGATGACTTTTATGACAGAACAGTACGCCTTTTGCTTTTAGTTTTAAACTACTCTTCGGTTTGAAGCCAAATAAACCCAGGAAgtcaaacttaaagggatagttcacccaaaaatgaaaattctctcattgtttactcaccctcatgccatcccagatatgtatgactttcttctgctgaacacacagattttttgaagaatatctcagctctgtaggtccatacaatgcaagtgaatgggtaccaaaattttgaagctccaaaaagacataaaggcagtgtaaaaataatccataaaatcTCCAGGGGTTAAaac comes from Myxocyprinus asiaticus isolate MX2 ecotype Aquarium Trade chromosome 41, UBuf_Myxa_2, whole genome shotgun sequence and encodes:
- the slc51a gene encoding organic solute transporter subunit alpha — translated: MDGSNHTLFDPRCRQESPYAIDVIMQLDIFGIVLFSVLTLMATVSMLVFIEECIYIYKKVPANKKSIIIWVTGAAPVIATTSCMGMWVPRATMFTDMTSTTYFAIVIFKFLILMIEELGGDDALLQCSEKKSFKISTGPCCCCCPCLPDIAVTRRSLFILKLGSYQFVLLKVVLTILSIVLWTNGNFNVADVAMNGGAIWINSFLGFFLVVALWPVAIMFMHVRVSLRTLKIIPKYAMYQLVLILSQLQTAIINILALNGTIACAPPYTSQARGYLMSQQLLIVEMFIITLVTRLLYRRQYDPIQEYGDEESKTALSSKNAVDIV